From Oryzias latipes chromosome 3, ASM223467v1:
CTcagaactactgccgctctgcagaaactatgtcctagaaaatgacacaatttttaaaattttggctaaaaacagcataatcataattaaaagaccactagggacggttttgaaatagatcaaaggatgatcagagtgggactttatcttattttaattgaaatatctgtattttaaaacttGATGTTTGTGTTGTGAAGCAACCTGACTGGGAGTTTCTGGAGGGCCAAGACATGTCGGGTCCACGACAAAGTCAGCTACAGCTTCCTTTGCCCCCAGGCTGGGAGGAGCGACAGGACAATTTGGGAAGAATTTACTATGTCAACCATGAAACCAGAACCACACAGTGGCAGCGACCCACAATACAGTAAGCCGGTGACCGTGTCTCATTGTTTTCTGTTAGGTCCATTCTTTGTGAGTGGTAATGTTTATATCTCTTGAACAGAGAAAGCCAACGCAGACTGAGCCTCTATGCAGATGGGGCACATACCTACATAACACGTAGGCAGATCTCTGAGCCTGATGAAAGTGCCCCCCAAGAGCCCTCTGAGGTAAAACGGCTTTGCCCTTTTCACTTCATCCTGTTCTTCTTTCCATTTTGTTTCGGAGAAtgagttgatttttttaaagctggaaGTCAATGTTTGtagttaaacaaataaatgagctTATTAAACCTCACTGtttgtaaaagcaaaaaactgtCTTTCAAATTGGCTGAGAAATTATTAGGTCTTGAGCTTGAAGTGTCCTCTCACTCATTTGGCAGAGCTGGGAGATCCTTGGAGCAGATGAAATCCAAGCAGGAAGACGCAACAGTTACCGGCTCAGATCCCCATCACCCCAGGAACCGGCAGAATTCCACTCCTTCTGCGATGAGCTCGGAAACATTCATCTTTCACGATCCCCTACTCAAAATCACTGCATGTCTCAGATGGTCAGTTGTTTTCTATGCAGGATGTGGTTCCTGTTAGGGATTGCTAAAAAATTTGaatcaaaagcaaaacaatttcAGTAGTAAATGTCCTGTAAGCTATAAAAAACTTACCACCAAAATGATCTTTGACGTGCTCTGCTTCCTTTGCTACAGAATCACTTAAGTACCTCAAGACATTCCAGCATCAGTGATTTTCAATCTTCAACTGACGAGGAACAGCCAGTTAATCCTGTGGTGCTTATTTCTCTTTTAATCTGACctgttttatatcatttttctaaattatCACTTCAGCTTGGTTTTTTTCTTGAACTAAACTACTACAATGGTTGAGTTTAAgttagtgttttttctttcctttaaaagTTGCTTCCAACCTCAACCGGGTTGCCTCCAGGTTGGGAAGAGAAGAGGGACAGTAAAGGCAGACGCTACTATGTCAACCACAACACCCGAACAACTTCATGGTCCAGACCTGTTGTTCAGGTACACGGTTATTCTTCTTACTTACCCATTTATATTTTATctcttgttctgtttttcactcatttttaaattaacttttcaAGATCATGTGTGTAACATTTTGTAGGTTTAACCCTCTGGATTTTTTTGATCATCGAGTCAATGTGAaacttagaaataaaaaattaatgattttttctttttttatatctgaAGTTTTTGAAATGGAAACCCTAACTACAATATTTCTACAAGCTCTAAAAAGCCAGTTTCTGAAACATGTGTGTTCCTGCTTTGTTGCTTAATTGTAGTAGCCTTTTTTCCAAAACACATTCTCAAAGATCTCACTTGCATAGAATTGTGAAAGTGTATTTGCAAGTTGTGGTTACTTCATCCAGTGCATTTCtctaatgtaaagcactttgagatgttGTGCGACAGGAAAGATGCTCTCTAAATAAAGTTGCATTTCAAATTTGTAAACAgtagatatttttctgttagccattgaaaacacaaataacTCTGGAAAAAGTGTATTCATTTACTTAAAGAAAGACCACAGCAACACTATTAAGTAAAGTTGACTGtgactttattatttattttagcagTATGTAAGTAAATGTCTCAGTTTTTGTGGTTATCGACCAAAATCTAAAATCTTGTTGCCTGTCTATACTATGCTTCAAACTCAATATATTTTCTCTCTTTAATGCACAGAGACCCTCAGACGCAGCAGGGCCAGCATCATTAGCACCAACATCAGCATCATTAGCACCACCAGCACCGGCATCATTAGCACCAACAACACTGGCATCATTTGCAGCAACATCACCAACATCACCATCTGCAGCGCCGAAGGTACCATCTGAGAGTGGAGCCCCCCTGTCCCGCAGCCCCACAATCTCAATACAGCCCACAACGCCAGAGGAGCCAGTTCCACATGGGGCTAGCGCTAATGCTGCATTTGAATCTGCCTCGTTGCCTTCGGGCTGGGAGGTTCGCCACGCTAGCAACGGAAGGCTGTTTTTCATTGATCATAACACAAAGACAACTACATGGGTGAGAAAATAGTTGTCGAGAGgctgctttaaaatgtttggagAAAAACAGGGTTTTGTTTTTAGGTAGTTTATGCTGGCAGCCTATAAAAATGTACATCAGTCTGTGTTGTGGGACAAAATTGTTATTTGAGTGTTTCCTCTTTCAATAAACAGGAAGATCCCAGATTCCAGGTGAGGAGGAAACCCTCGCTTGACCCATCTGATCTCGGCCCTCTACCAGTAAGTTCACCTGAATATTTAAAATTGATTGTCAACAGAAAATCCTGTCGATACTAAAAATACATCATATGCATGGTGCTTAATGAGTGATATTATCTGTTTTCATTTCCAGCCTGGCTGGGAGGAAAGGGTCCACTCAGATGGGAGAATCTTTTACATAGATCACGGTGAGAACAAGCTTTTTCTATCAATGTCACAGTTTGAACttttgcaacaataaaaaaaaaaaatccctctcaCCATTTTTAATGTATGTGATCATTCTTCTTGTATAGACAACAAGACCACACAGTGGGACGATCCCAGGTTACAGAGTTCATCTTTTACTGGACCAGTGAGTGCAGGCTATTTTATGAACACGATTCAAGACAAATTCTCAATCTAATATATGCTCAATTGTTCATACTAAATCACGATTATATTCCCAAATATTAATCCTAAAACGCggctttgtgtttttcatctACCTTGTTTATTTTAGGCAGTGCCTTATTCTCGAGATTACAAACAAAAGTATGACTACTTTCGAAAGAAGCTTAAGAAGCCGGTAAGTGTCCGTAAACATCAAACATGACTCACTCCTCTTCAAAGCCTAACTCATTTCTTTCTGTCTCATATTAGGCTGACATCCCCAACCGCTTTGAGCTGAAGGTGAAACGAAACGAAGTGCTGGAGGATTCCTATCGACGTATTGTGTCAGTGAAGACACCAGACCTGCTGAAGGCTCGACTCTGGATAGAGTTTGTTGGAGAAAAGGGGCTCGACTATGGTGGCGTGGCCAGAGAGTGGTTTTACCTCATATCTAAGGAGATGTTCAACCCATACTATGGACTGTTTGAGTATTCTGCCACGTAAGTACATGTCTGACAGCTTTTGTAATACGAATGTTTGGTGTTTGTTAGACTGGtgggtttttttgtattttattttattgatatgTCATTGATATTTGAAGCTGATCCGAGTGCAGCTCTTTCTTTTGTTGAATTCATACTTCCTTGACCTGTTACATGGCATGATTAGGTTAGATTTTTGTTACAAAATTCTaccagtttttaaagttttgtttgattgacagtgtCAGATAGCACTATTAAGAATCTTCACCATTAAATCCAATATTGGAAACTAATTATAACAAAGCCTGAATGGTACATCTTCTATTTAACAAATTTGAGcaaaaagttggaaaaacaaGCTTAATAGTCTTTGTCACAACAGCCATATTTTTGTCTCTCATGATTTTTCTTCCTCCAACAGGGACAACTACACGCTGCAGATAAACCCAAACTCAGGTTTATGTAATGAAGACCACCTGTCCTACTTCAAATTCATTGGTCGTGTAGCTGGCATGGCTGTGTTTCATGGTAAACTTCTGGATGGTAAGTGCTACTTAGTTCACagaccacaaaaacaaagattgatGATGAaagtcatcttcatcatcatccacTTCAttgttctgttgtgtttctttttatttcaaagcttttttcaTTCGGCCTTTCTACAAAATGGTGCTGCAGAAACCAATCATCCTGCAAGACTTGGAGTCTGTTGTGTGTATATAATTATGAAAACTTCTCAAATGGATTTTCCAGAAAAACAATGTCATAGGATTAACTTTTcaagtttccctttttttaggACAGTGAATATTTTAACTCCCTTAAGTGGATTTTGGAAAATGACCCAGAAGACTTGGACATGAGGTTCACCATCGATGAAGAGCGCTTTGGAGAGGTTTGCTCCACATGAGCACTTTGTTGAACCTTTATTTCCTGACATGTTCTCTTGATGAACACTACCTCTCTTTTTTAGACCCACCAACATGAACTGAAGCCCGGTGGTGCTGACATTGTTAtcacaaatgaaaacaagaagGAATATATTGAGTAAGAAACAGTTCACTTCATACAGAAACCTTTGGCTCCTTGAGGTGCTTAACTGTTTGATGTTACTCTGTGTTTCTGCTTTTGACAGCATGGTGATGCAGTGGAGATTTGTGCACAGAGTGCAGAAGCAGATGGCAGCTTTCAAAGAAGTAATATTTATTACTTCAATGTTTTAACATTGTAAATTCATGTTGCTGTCAAAgatagcaaattaaaaaaaaaaaatcttttcattttagGGATTTTTCGAACTGGTACCAGAGGATCTGATTAAGATCTTTGATGAGAATGAGCTTGAGGTAAGTTTTGAATTGGTCTGACGTGCACAAATCAACATCTTCGATCAGAAGCACAAATATTGATCGGCGTACCTGCTGTGTGTTGTCCTGCAGTTGCTCATGTGTGGTCTAGGAGACGTGGATGTAAATGACTGGAAAAAGCACACTAAATACAAGAATGGCTACTGTGCTGAGCACGCGGTTATCGTCTGGTTCTGGAAAGTAAGACAAATACTATACTTAATGCAAAACAGATGTTGTCTTTCATTCAAATCTatctttgatgttttgttttggtttctttgcaCTAATACGATTATAATGTTCTTGTTGTAGACGGTGCTGCTGATGGATGCAGAAAAGCGCATTCGACTCTTGCAGTTTGTGACTGGAACATCCCGGGTTCCCATGAATGGCTTTGCTGAACTCTATGGTGAGGTTAAAATGGGTGGTGCACAGATTTCTGTCATGTCACTCAACATAATCTAGCCTTTAATACCTAACAGCTAAATATGGTGTGCCTCATTCTTGTCCATAACAcaagaaaaaagtacatttgtGTCATCTTTGCCTGATCAGTGTTAATCAATGAATAGCTTgatcttattttttatattaatttaacATTGCTTCTGCAGATTAATGCATCTGCTCCAGATAAGGGAAAAAACTACCGGTAAACAGCACCACAGAATTGACTTTATGTATTCTATTTATCCATTACAATGTAGATGCAGGTTTGACCAGAGATCATTTCTCTCCTCTTTTACCAACAttttatcaatcaatcaatcaaactctatttataaaatagcgcttctcatgcagttgcgcagctcgaagcgctttaacattaaaaacagaaaacacacaatattacagtaaaaacccaacccacccttcacccttccctctcccctccattaaaacatatgacccatggcccccacgtacaaagaataatgactatgtaactgtaaggcttggctctgctgtgaggaaacagtatatgggaatctcttcataccaggagccagcttggccatgggaacatcgccacagcgcccacccagactTGGACAACAACTGGGTCCACTTAAAAGCCGTGAAGCTGCAGAGCTagactccagctgtcccagcaagggcgacaaccacggcaacaaccaccgactAAGCCAGCAAGCCTTggaagaaaagatccccacaagaaacactggggctaaaatcataagatactaaaatgaaagacataagatgtaaataaaaacatacaattgagaataagatgcataaaatgaaattaaatacataaaatagcctatactaaaactaacagaataaattagcagttaaaatcaaccaaaagcaaaatttaaaaaagtgggtcttgagcctcttcttaaaaacctccacagtctctgcggccctgaggttctctggcagac
This genomic window contains:
- the nedd4 gene encoding E3 ubiquitin-protein ligase NEDD4 isoform X3 — encoded protein: MAAPSSSIRALQTDEGQTRILRVKVIAGYGLAKKDILGASDPYTRLSLYDPVNGEITSLQTKTVKKTLDPRWNEEFFFKVDPKRHRLLFEVFDENRLTRDDFLGQVDIPLNQIPTENPSSERPYTFKDFLLHPRSHKSRVKGYLRLRMTYLPNDSGEEAADQTENNDQPDWEFLEGQDMSGPRQSQLQLPLPPGWEERQDNLGRIYYVNHETRTTQWQRPTIQESQRRLSLYADGAHTYITRRQISEPDESAPQEPSESWEILGADEIQAGRRNSYRLRSPSPQEPAEFHSFCDELGNIHLSRSPTQNHCMSQMNHLSTSRHSSISDFQSSTDEEQPVNPVLLPTSTGLPPGWEEKRDSKGRRYYVNHNTRTTSWSRPVVQRPSDAAGPASLAPTSASLAPPAPASLAPTTLASFAATSPTSPSAAPKVPSESGAPLSRSPTISIQPTTPEEPVPHGASANAAFESASLPSGWEVRHASNGRLFFIDHNTKTTTWEDPRFQVRRKPSLDPSDLGPLPPGWEERVHSDGRIFYIDHDNKTTQWDDPRLQSSSFTGPAVPYSRDYKQKYDYFRKKLKKPADIPNRFELKVKRNEVLEDSYRRIVSVKTPDLLKARLWIEFVGEKGLDYGGVAREWFYLISKEMFNPYYGLFEYSATDNYTLQINPNSGLCNEDHLSYFKFIGRVAGMAVFHGKLLDAFFIRPFYKMVLQKPIILQDLESVDSEYFNSLKWILENDPEDLDMRFTIDEERFGETHQHELKPGGADIVITNENKKEYIDMVMQWRFVHRVQKQMAAFKEGFFELVPEDLIKIFDENELELLMCGLGDVDVNDWKKHTKYKNGYCAEHAVIVWFWKTVLLMDAEKRIRLLQFVTGTSRVPMNGFAELYGSNGPQLFTIEQWGTRDKLPRAHTCFNRLDLPPYKSFEELREKLAIAIENTQGFDGVD
- the nedd4 gene encoding E3 ubiquitin-protein ligase NEDD4 isoform X1, with protein sequence MARRLRLHFASRRSNTDPLSQSPSSHDEESGVGASVRSPTQSLAHSSVHLKVTPLSPDFANSQYSSVFIPRVNTGGCNTKSVLQISLQPCGQLSGEQDGSIEDGDPGVNEGGGGSCHSSMASDAGYCSSNSIFEPEPPEKHKTNHERTRLSWRTRVPLRRCSSLVIFPKSPCSTPPASPVSSGALPPLLPARGSSHSTPQSSTNTFSQDDEEVSYKGSTTAAVSCQSQPRGNCSAAEDSKHTVHFNLPVQDKQQSKAESRNAGAEVSSAPDRSNRHSSSLLLHFTPHSPQGSTKAALSKDANVEYPEAHHPTNRAEHVHDGKKKLYRSTSACLFPSTKPSPKRKPCLTGNGQDWSEDGRCHRAVQRSFSLEVPYPNTEISCHVSKPKLSSSYSPHVHIHLSPCCPTKLPNSTNDVNTSHKWNNETKSSGQSTKTRDDFLGQVDIPLNQIPTENPSSERPYTFKDFLLHPRSHKSRVKGYLRLRMTYLPNDSGEEAADQTENNDQPDWEFLEGQDMSGPRQSQLQLPLPPGWEERQDNLGRIYYVNHETRTTQWQRPTIQESQRRLSLYADGAHTYITRRQISEPDESAPQEPSESWEILGADEIQAGRRNSYRLRSPSPQEPAEFHSFCDELGNIHLSRSPTQNHCMSQMNHLSTSRHSSISDFQSSTDEEQPVNPVLLPTSTGLPPGWEEKRDSKGRRYYVNHNTRTTSWSRPVVQRPSDAAGPASLAPTSASLAPPAPASLAPTTLASFAATSPTSPSAAPKVPSESGAPLSRSPTISIQPTTPEEPVPHGASANAAFESASLPSGWEVRHASNGRLFFIDHNTKTTTWEDPRFQVRRKPSLDPSDLGPLPPGWEERVHSDGRIFYIDHDNKTTQWDDPRLQSSSFTGPAVPYSRDYKQKYDYFRKKLKKPADIPNRFELKVKRNEVLEDSYRRIVSVKTPDLLKARLWIEFVGEKGLDYGGVAREWFYLISKEMFNPYYGLFEYSATDNYTLQINPNSGLCNEDHLSYFKFIGRVAGMAVFHGKLLDAFFIRPFYKMVLQKPIILQDLESVDSEYFNSLKWILENDPEDLDMRFTIDEERFGETHQHELKPGGADIVITNENKKEYIDMVMQWRFVHRVQKQMAAFKEGFFELVPEDLIKIFDENELELLMCGLGDVDVNDWKKHTKYKNGYCAEHAVIVWFWKTVLLMDAEKRIRLLQFVTGTSRVPMNGFAELYGSNGPQLFTIEQWGTRDKLPRAHTCFNRLDLPPYKSFEELREKLAIAIENTQGFDGVD
- the nedd4 gene encoding E3 ubiquitin-protein ligase NEDD4 isoform X2 translates to MARRLRLHFASRRSNTDPLSQSPSSHDEESGVGASVRSPTQSLAHSSVHLKVTPLSPDFANSQYSSVFIPRVNTGGCNTKSVLQISLQPCGQLSGEQDGSIEDGDPGVNEGGGGSCHSSMASDAGYCSSNSIFEPEPPEKHKTNHERTRLSWRTRVPLRRCSSLVIFPKSPCSTPPASPVSSGALPPLLPARGSSHSTPQSSTNTFSQDDEEVSYKGSTTAAVSCQSQPRGNCSAAEDSKHTVHFNLPVQDKQQSKAESRNAGAEVSSAPDRSNRHSSSLLLHFTPHSPQGSTKAALSKDANVEYPEAHHPTNRAEHVHDGKKKLYRSTSACLFPSTKPSPKRKPCLTGNGQDWSEDGRCHRAVQRSFSLELPNSTNDVNTSHKWNNETKSSGQSTKTRDDFLGQVDIPLNQIPTENPSSERPYTFKDFLLHPRSHKSRVKGYLRLRMTYLPNDSGEEAADQTENNDQPDWEFLEGQDMSGPRQSQLQLPLPPGWEERQDNLGRIYYVNHETRTTQWQRPTIQESQRRLSLYADGAHTYITRRQISEPDESAPQEPSESWEILGADEIQAGRRNSYRLRSPSPQEPAEFHSFCDELGNIHLSRSPTQNHCMSQMNHLSTSRHSSISDFQSSTDEEQPVNPVLLPTSTGLPPGWEEKRDSKGRRYYVNHNTRTTSWSRPVVQRPSDAAGPASLAPTSASLAPPAPASLAPTTLASFAATSPTSPSAAPKVPSESGAPLSRSPTISIQPTTPEEPVPHGASANAAFESASLPSGWEVRHASNGRLFFIDHNTKTTTWEDPRFQVRRKPSLDPSDLGPLPPGWEERVHSDGRIFYIDHDNKTTQWDDPRLQSSSFTGPAVPYSRDYKQKYDYFRKKLKKPADIPNRFELKVKRNEVLEDSYRRIVSVKTPDLLKARLWIEFVGEKGLDYGGVAREWFYLISKEMFNPYYGLFEYSATDNYTLQINPNSGLCNEDHLSYFKFIGRVAGMAVFHGKLLDAFFIRPFYKMVLQKPIILQDLESVDSEYFNSLKWILENDPEDLDMRFTIDEERFGETHQHELKPGGADIVITNENKKEYIDMVMQWRFVHRVQKQMAAFKEGFFELVPEDLIKIFDENELELLMCGLGDVDVNDWKKHTKYKNGYCAEHAVIVWFWKTVLLMDAEKRIRLLQFVTGTSRVPMNGFAELYGSNGPQLFTIEQWGTRDKLPRAHTCFNRLDLPPYKSFEELREKLAIAIENTQGFDGVD